GGCGGGAGGTTACCTGCTCTGCTGCTaggggctggctgctgcaccAGTCTCGTCCCAGTCTGGCCGTGGGGActtgttttgttcagtttttctcCCGGGAGGAAACAccagttaaaaagaaagcaaaagatggCCCGGGAGCGGAGCCGGCCGCCGTGCTGGCACCCGGGACCCCCGGGGAGGGATCGCTCGGGGGCATGGCTGCGAGGTACAGCcctggggagaggctgggggaTTTAGCCATGGGAGTCAGGACCCCTCTCCAGGGGCCTCCTCCTCCCGCCGGGAAGaggggccggggcgggccgggcaCCGCACACCCCTCTGGGGGGGCGGCCGCCCTATATATTGCCAAGCGGCTCGGGACCGACCTCCCTATCACCGGGAGCTGCCGTGGCGCCTGTCCCCCTCCCCgtcccctccctttccccccttcccttcccctgggGGGGCTTTTTCTCCCGCCGCCCCCCCATCCTccgaggaggaggaaggcgaGGGCCGTATATGAACGCGGCCGGCTTCCCCTGCCTGAGAGGCATGTGCACGCTGCCGgcgcccagccccgccgccgcggccaGCCCCGGCTCCCCCGGGCCGCCCCGGGGGTCTCCGCCGTCGGTGAAGCCGGAGCCGCGGGGCGGTGGGAGCAGcccccctccgccgccgccgccgccgccccccgaAGAaccgccgcctcccgccggcGGCCGCCGGAGGAAGCGGCCGGTGCAGCGGGGTAAACCCCCCTACTCCTACATCGCCCTCATCGCCATGGCCATCGCCAACGCCGCCGAGAGGAAGCTCACCTTAGGGGGCATCTACAAGTTCATCACCGAGCGCTTCCCTTTCTACCGGGAGAACCCTAAGAAGTGGCAGAACAGCATCCGCCACAACCTCACCCTCAACGACTGCTTCGTTAAGATCCCCCGGGAGCCCGGTCACCCCGGCAAGGGCAACTACTGGACGCTGGACCCGGCCGCAGAGGACATGTTCGACAACGGGAGCTTCCTGCGCCGGAGGAAGCGCTTCAAGCGCACCGACATCACCACCTATCCCGGCTACATGCAAAACTCCAGCGCCTTCACACCCCCACCCGCCGGTcgccctgcagcaccagcagcaccctaCCCCAACACTCTCTGCTCGTCTGGCTATGGCCCCCAGCTCTCCAGCACCGTCTTCCACCCTTATGCGGCCGGGGCAGCACCTCCGGCGCAGCATCCCAGGATGTTCAGCATCGACAGCCTCATCAGCGGGCAGCAGGCCCTGCAGCCCTCGCCACCATCTGAGCTGGGCCACCCATCACTGGGCTTGCCCGGGCCTGAGCTGGCTCCTACGTGCTCCACCGGCAGCTCCGAGCCTTCCTGCTTCCAGGCGCAGCCTGTCAGCCCCGGCTTGTTGGGCCGCGCTGGCCCTAACACTTTGGCTTACCCCTATGCTGCCTCACCCCCCCACCTGCCCGTGGCACAGGGCAGCTACTCGCCCGGCAGCCAGCAGCTCTATGGGGCTCCCAACAGACTGTCCCTGCCAACCATGAGGCCCCCTGCTTGCGCCGAGCACAGCGAGCAGCTCCTGGGTCTCTCCGCATCGCCCCTCGGCCAGTTCAGCTCCAGCAACTCCTACATGAGGCAGCCCAATTTCCCTGCCTGCCTAGAGCGGTACATGTGATGGGGTCTGGAGAGGCTTGGCTGGATGTCTCCAGGCTGCCACAAGCATCTTTGGACACATGGACTTCTCTGCGCTGTGGGGATCAGCTGGGGTGGGGTTGGGGGTCTCCAGCTTCTGGCTGTGTGTGGACACACACCTATGGGGGAACCTAACTCACCTCTTTCTCAGCTTATGTTTAGCTGGAGGAAAGGTGATGTGTTTTCCTGTCCCATCCCCTCCTGGAAAAGACACTCTCCGGCTTTATCTGCCAGGCAGGGCTTCCCATGCCCAGGGTGTGCCCCTTCTCCACAGCCCGACCCCGGGGATGCTGTCTGCAGCAGGGCACCCCAGGACAATCCTGGAGCAAGGAGGAGCACACCCAGGAGGTGGGTGCATGGTCTAACTGCAGAAACTATCTCACAAATGgactttcttctcttccctgggTTCTTCCTGTGTAACTGGAATGAaagttaccaaaaaaaaccccactaaaccAATTCACTggattttaaatgaatatttaagatgtttatattttccttcccctgtaggaaaataaaccccaacacTGGCTACttctttttactattttaaaaaataacttttattgttagaaaagacttttttaaaataaagcttttccttccaacatgtccagtgctgctgttcctctggCTCCAGCTGGACCTTGGAGAGAGGAAATTCTCTGTCTTGTAACTGGTGGGAGACAGACTCATGCTGCTGTTGTGACACTTTTATGTCTTACATTTATAGTGACACTATTTTACTATGAGTTTTTAAAACGTGAATGGTAACTAACTACTGCCAAGCCATGCAAAGGCTGAAATAAACTCTCCATCATCTGCAAGGCTTGCTCGTGCAGCTCTTACTGGACTCGATGGTTTCCATTTGCATAGCAGGGAATACATGGCAGGTGAAATTGTGATTTAGCACATCACATTAGGAGATTGTAGCTCTCCTTCCTGGCAACAAACTCAACCAGAATTCCAGTACGTTCACTGGCCGGGCGGATGTTCTGCATTTACAGGACTTCAGGTTTGAAGGCAGAATTCCCAATCCCTGGATTTAGCATTTTTAACTTTAAACATCCTCTGGGTAAAAGTGACAACTAGGAATTCTCTCCTGATTTGAAAGGGTGTTCTCTGAGGCAGAGGAGTTTGTGGTCGCTATCGCAGCTTCCTCCTGCTTCAGGAGGAGCTGGATGTCAGTTGCGCTTTGGTGCAAAACTGAGCACCTCATTCCCTGTCTGCTCATCGTGACCAAAAGCTAGGTGTACAGGCGGGTACCCAAGGAGTCAGCTTTTGCCCACAACTTGGAAGCTTGTGGCGTTTTATTCTTTTATCCCATGTGCTCGGTAGAAACTGAGAGTGTCTCTAGTATGAGcggggaaggaagaaaatgctttattccTCTTTGTCTTCTTAAAATTGGGGCTTCATCTGTCTCTAAAAACTTGTCTAGCTCTGGTCTACTGCTTTTGTCTGAGCACTGGGCTCTGGATCTCCTCTCTGGTTCTCTCAGCTTCACCTTCTCAGCTTTCACACCATTCCtagcagcagcttctgtgcttttcccttAGTGATAGCCCTGCTCGGAAAGGGCATTGTGAAAAAACTTATGCCTTAAAACACTTTGGGTGTCTACAGAAGATATCAATAGACAGAGATCTTCCATGTAGTGAAAGTTTGCAAAGTCGCGTCCTGTCTGTAACATACTTGCAAGGACAGTCAGTAGAAAGGACACTTGTCATAGCTCACATTTGTTCCCAGGACCTGATCCTGCAATGTTTTGCAAACTAAAGCACTTTCGAAGTCTTGTCTAAGTATTCGAGCAGTTGGAGCCAGACACATTCCTGAAACTCTGGGTTTTCCGCCTTCACTTCAGCATCACTGGGTGCCAGGCTGGGACTCTGCTGGGCTTGCACCACGAGCAGGAGGATTGCTCAGGTAGTGGAGAACCAAGTACTgtcatgaaaggaaaacaatgttgAGTGGATGGGGTGTGTAGGAcatgctgctcttctgcctgtGTGGGATGCGCTGGGAAAAGGCGGCTGAGCTGGAAAGCCTCAGATCAGGAGTTAACCTGGAGCCCCGCTGGAGCAGGAAGCAAATGTCAGAAATGGCTTTCCAAGTTTCTGGCATCTCTGGGTGTTAACTCAAGTGCTGGTAGAGCCAGGGGGCTCTGGGTGCCTGGAGGGCTGGGCTGTGGCTTGCTCCTGTCCCCCAGCCACCTGCATCCTCCTACCACAGGGCTCTCTGGaaagcagcacccagctccagATCTTGGGGGGTCTGCGGGAGACCCATCCTACGCCCCAGTGCCTGTGCAAGAGGGGTCTCGTCAGCCAAGGAGGCTCTTGTGTGAAGCAGGAGCCACTGCATGGACTGGATCGCTGAAAACCTGGCTTGAAGAGAGCGGATGACCCTATCCAGGTGTGTCACAAACACTGGTGTGCAGCATTGGGTTGCATATCTCCCCAGATCCCCATATCTCCCTGTCTTCCAGCCAGCCTCAGCCCAGAGCCCCCTGTGAGCAGCAACAAACCATGCTTACCATGGCCTTATGCTGCCAAACAAGGTGGAAAGCACAGGGGACATaccccttttcttctttttcctgtagATATTAATCCTCACACGCACAAACCTCTGGCAACTTGTATTGTGATTGTCATTAAACTAATGCCTTAAGAGTGTCTTCTTGGTTAACTTAATGTATCCCAACCAGGCTTTtaagctttcatttcaaagctttGTTTACAGTTAGGGTGAATCTGGCAAATGAGTAGGATTAAAGTGTCATGTAAAGCATGAGCCTTGCTGGGACAGAGTAGTTTTAAGCTTTGTAAAGTTTATACCTGAACCCTCCATGTGTTTTAGTGTCTTTTCAATGTCCCTGTTTAGTGAATAAGAGGGATTTGAATGAAACAGGAGTAATTATCACCCAGATTTCAGTTGTGAAGCCAAGTCTCCTTTGAAATCCTCCCCTCTTTATTTGGGGAGTTTAGGGAATATTAAATAATGACAGTCATAGCTATCTCGATCTTGCTCACacaaaagccaaaagcaaaactttcttTACTCTCAGAGATTGTGGAATGAATGTCATCCTTCAGAATGATGGCAAGGGGTCCTCTGGACATCCCGTGGTGGGGAGAGACCCATCTTGAGCCCAGGAGATGCAGAAGCAGGGATTGAAATTGATCCTGAGCACCAAAGAGATTTGGGTGGTGATTTGGGCTATTGTCAAGACAGTCTGACTACTCAGGGAGCAGCCTTTTGCAAATCAGGCTGAATTCAGATCTTTCAGGCTGCACGTTCagaaacaaacaaccaaaatgAGCTGCCACTTTGAAAAAggttcttatttttctctaggAAATACTGACTGCCCAGGGAGGACCAACCAAGCTGCCACGTCTGTCTGCGTATGACAGCATTCTGTGGGTCTCATGCTTGTACcaccttcctgctgcttcccctcaggttaaaacaaacagtaagaaatgctgtttccagCTGATATTCCCAAGCCATAAATAGTGTTTTCCATCCTGTTGCAAGCAAATACAGCATTAACTGAAATTTTAGTCGAAGCACATTTCCTGAAGAACTTGTCAGTCCCTCTGCTAGTGTTAGATTTTGCCTGGATGCTGCCAGCTGTCTACTGGCAGTCCCAGTGTTGGGAATTTTATACCATAAGTAGCTTTTATTCTATGCAGTGCTTTCCCCTTGGCAAATATGTGGCTTGAAGCCAGTCAGTGGTGTCTGTTTAAGGTCAAGATTGAGTCAGTGAAGTCAGCCGGTGATGGGGAGATGGGCAGTGGGTGCAGTGGGACCGGATGAGATTGGCTTTAGTAAATTAGCATCCGGGAGTCAGCACTGCCCGAGCTCTGGGCTACATCTCTTGGTATGGAGGCTCTGTCCTCATCTCTGCTACACTATATTTGGGTCCTTTATGTGTGGGTCCTTCACAGCCGGGCAGGAGGTGGTGATGCAGCCGCTGTGTTTGAACAGGGCCAGAGCAGCCATGCCCTGGGAGGGGAATGACAGGGCTCGATGGCCCGAGGGGGGACAGACACCGTGCTCAGGCCAACACTGACCTCCAGTGGAAAGCCCTGGGAAGCCGCTCCCGGCCCCCGCCATGGGCCCAGGGCCCCGGGGTGGGTCTCAGCATATATCGGCAGCACTCCGGCTTTTGGGG
This genomic window from Strigops habroptila isolate Jane chromosome 8, bStrHab1.2.pri, whole genome shotgun sequence contains:
- the FOXE3 gene encoding forkhead box protein E3, translating into MCTLPAPSPAAAASPGSPGPPRGSPPSVKPEPRGGGSSPPPPPPPPPPEEPPPPAGGRRRKRPVQRGKPPYSYIALIAMAIANAAERKLTLGGIYKFITERFPFYRENPKKWQNSIRHNLTLNDCFVKIPREPGHPGKGNYWTLDPAAEDMFDNGSFLRRRKRFKRTDITTYPGYMQNSSAFTPPPAGRPAAPAAPYPNTLCSSGYGPQLSSTVFHPYAAGAAPPAQHPRMFSIDSLISGQQALQPSPPSELGHPSLGLPGPELAPTCSTGSSEPSCFQAQPVSPGLLGRAGPNTLAYPYAASPPHLPVAQGSYSPGSQQLYGAPNRLSLPTMRPPACAEHSEQLLGLSASPLGQFSSSNSYMRQPNFPACLERYM